A genomic region of Mycobacteriales bacterium contains the following coding sequences:
- the pilM gene encoding type IV pilus assembly protein PilM produces the protein MGLDIGTSGVRAAELSLGKGAARLERFGQVALPLGAVRDGEVIDADTVARAIKQLWAQAKFSTKKVVVGVANQKVVVRQVDLPWLPMKELRQSLAFQVQDYIPMPVEQAILDFHPLEEFTNDAGGRMLRVLLVAAARDMVGSAIEAVNKAGLSPSMVDLTSFAVLRSQVTSSAGFAVEAEALVDVGASVTNIVVHQGGVPRFVRILLMGGGDITDAVAERLGVPAEQAESVKQNTGLALIPGQAEAHPANRAIEQTGAAFVEEVRGSLDYYLAQPGAARIGRVVLSGGGSRLSGLVERLTAATRLPVEVAHPMSVLKIGKTGLTADQLAYVEPMVTVPVGLALGVAS, from the coding sequence GTGGGTCTGGACATCGGTACCTCCGGCGTCCGGGCCGCCGAGCTGAGCCTGGGCAAGGGAGCCGCCCGGCTCGAGCGGTTCGGCCAGGTGGCCCTGCCGCTCGGCGCCGTGCGTGACGGCGAGGTCATCGACGCCGACACCGTCGCCCGGGCCATCAAGCAGTTGTGGGCGCAGGCGAAGTTCAGCACCAAGAAGGTCGTCGTCGGCGTCGCCAACCAGAAGGTGGTCGTCCGCCAGGTCGACCTGCCGTGGCTGCCGATGAAGGAGCTGCGCCAGTCGCTCGCCTTCCAGGTGCAGGACTACATCCCGATGCCGGTGGAGCAGGCCATCCTGGACTTCCACCCGCTCGAGGAGTTCACCAACGACGCCGGCGGCCGGATGCTGCGCGTCCTGCTGGTCGCCGCGGCGCGCGACATGGTCGGCAGCGCGATCGAGGCCGTGAACAAGGCCGGCCTCTCGCCCTCCATGGTCGACCTGACGTCGTTCGCGGTCCTGCGCTCGCAGGTCACCTCGAGCGCCGGGTTCGCCGTCGAGGCGGAGGCGCTCGTCGACGTCGGCGCCAGCGTCACCAACATCGTCGTCCACCAGGGCGGCGTCCCGCGCTTCGTCCGGATCCTGCTCATGGGCGGCGGCGACATCACCGACGCCGTCGCCGAGCGGCTCGGCGTCCCGGCCGAGCAGGCCGAGTCGGTCAAGCAGAACACCGGCCTCGCCCTGATCCCGGGCCAGGCCGAGGCGCACCCGGCCAACCGCGCCATCGAGCAGACCGGCGCCGCCTTCGTCGAGGAGGTGCGCGGCTCGCTCGACTACTACCTCGCCCAGCCCGGCGCCGCCCGCATCGGCCGCGTCGTCCTCTCGGGTGGCGGTTCCCGCCTGTCCGGCCTGGTCGAGCGGCTCACCGCCGCCACCCGACTGCCGGTCGAGGTGGCCCACCCGATGTCCGTTCTGAAGATCGGCAAGACCGGCCTGACCGCCGACCAGCTCGCCTACGTCGAGCCGATGGTCACCGTCCCGGTCGGCCTCGCCCTGGGGGTGGCGTCATGA
- a CDS encoding type IV pilus twitching motility protein PilT: MRAPTPPPLSAPVVPAQVAPAVPAAPAAPAQKPAEQAVRVGAEDTTEDSAFLSNLLIHVLEQGCSDLHLTVGAHPTVRKSGGLVQLDEDYPKLTPQLIQKTMYAIMSQKQREKFEEELELDFAYSLPGKARFRVNVYKQRDAVGAAFRLIPYEIKKLEDLGVPPAVANLAMLPRGFVLVTGPTGSGKSTTLAAVVDLANRQRADHIMTVEDPIEFLHSHQKSLVNQREVGEDTWSFKNALKHVLRQDPDIILVGEMRDLETIEIALTAAETGHLVMATLHTQDAAQTIDRVIDVFPPSQQQQVRVMLSGALQGVVCQQLVKTADGKGRVAAIEVMIATPAIRNLIREGKTHQIYSALQAGAKHGMQTMDSHLAALVKQGKITYDAALEKCHHVEDFNRLCGRA, translated from the coding sequence GTGCGGGCGCCGACCCCGCCGCCGCTGTCCGCGCCGGTGGTGCCCGCCCAGGTGGCTCCCGCAGTGCCGGCGGCGCCCGCAGCACCTGCGCAGAAGCCCGCGGAGCAGGCCGTCCGGGTCGGTGCCGAGGACACCACCGAGGACAGCGCGTTCCTGTCGAACCTGCTCATCCACGTGCTCGAGCAGGGCTGCTCCGACCTGCACCTGACCGTCGGCGCGCATCCCACCGTCCGTAAGTCCGGCGGCCTGGTGCAGCTCGACGAGGACTACCCGAAGCTCACGCCGCAGCTCATCCAGAAGACGATGTACGCGATCATGTCGCAGAAGCAGCGGGAGAAGTTCGAGGAGGAGCTCGAACTCGACTTCGCCTACTCGCTGCCGGGCAAGGCGCGGTTCCGCGTCAACGTCTACAAGCAGCGCGACGCGGTGGGTGCGGCGTTCCGCCTCATCCCGTACGAGATCAAGAAGCTCGAGGACCTCGGCGTTCCGCCGGCAGTGGCCAACCTGGCGATGCTTCCGCGCGGCTTCGTCCTCGTCACCGGCCCCACCGGCTCGGGCAAGTCGACGACTCTGGCTGCCGTCGTCGACCTGGCGAACCGGCAGCGTGCCGACCACATCATGACCGTCGAGGACCCGATCGAGTTCCTGCACTCCCACCAGAAGTCGCTGGTCAACCAGCGCGAGGTGGGGGAGGACACGTGGTCGTTCAAGAACGCCCTCAAGCACGTCCTGCGTCAGGACCCGGACATCATCCTGGTCGGTGAGATGCGCGACCTCGAGACCATCGAGATCGCCCTGACCGCCGCTGAGACCGGCCACCTCGTCATGGCCACCCTGCACACGCAGGACGCCGCGCAGACGATCGACCGCGTGATCGACGTGTTCCCGCCGTCCCAGCAGCAGCAGGTCCGAGTCATGCTCTCGGGGGCGCTGCAGGGCGTGGTCTGCCAGCAGCTGGTGAAGACCGCCGACGGCAAGGGCCGCGTCGCCGCGATTGAGGTCATGATCGCGACGCCGGCGATTCGGAACCTCATCCGCGAGGGAAAGACCCACCAGATCTACTCGGCGCTCCAAGCCGGCGCGAAGCACGGCATGCAGACGATGGACAGCCACCTGGCTGCGCTGGTCAAGCAGGGCAAGATCACTTACGACGCGGCGCTGGAGAAGTGTCACCACGTCGAGGACTTCAACCGGCTCTGCGGCCGGGCGTGA
- a CDS encoding helix-turn-helix transcriptional regulator, with amino-acid sequence MSTGQEADERFAPVTLRAARRRADMSQRALAQAAGVAPSVLSAYETGARQPSAKMLARLIRATGAELAVVEPGHERLRQKAQLELAVGTASALPRRPPGPLVMPPFRELTRRR; translated from the coding sequence GTGAGCACCGGACAGGAGGCGGACGAGCGTTTCGCGCCCGTCACGCTGCGGGCCGCTCGCCGTCGCGCGGACATGAGCCAGCGGGCACTCGCCCAGGCTGCGGGTGTCGCTCCGTCGGTGCTGTCCGCCTATGAGACGGGGGCGCGTCAGCCGTCCGCGAAGATGCTCGCCCGCCTGATCCGGGCGACCGGCGCAGAACTCGCGGTCGTGGAACCGGGACATGAGCGGTTGCGCCAGAAGGCACAACTCGAGTTGGCTGTGGGCACGGCGTCCGCCCTGCCGCGTCGACCTCCCGGGCCGCTGGTCATGCCTCCGTTCCGTGAGCTCACCCGCCGGCGGTGA
- a CDS encoding type II toxin-antitoxin system prevent-host-death family antitoxin: MARTISQRELRNESGAIMRAVEAGESFIVTRNGVPLAELTPLTRRTFVPREELMRSAASLGRIDAKRFRADVDAILDQSIEPRA; this comes from the coding sequence GTGGCACGGACGATCAGTCAGCGTGAGCTCCGCAACGAAAGCGGGGCGATCATGCGCGCGGTCGAGGCCGGCGAGTCCTTCATCGTCACGCGCAACGGCGTGCCGCTGGCCGAGCTGACGCCGCTGACGCGCAGAACCTTCGTCCCGCGTGAGGAACTGATGCGTTCGGCAGCCTCGCTGGGACGCATCGACGCGAAGCGGTTCCGGGCCGACGTGGACGCCATCTTGGACCAGAGCATCGAACCCCGAGCATGA
- a CDS encoding antitoxin, with translation MTKQIALRLPDDLVHFLDDLVATGAAASRADVVTRALLRERRRAAVERDVQLLIKHGEDEDLEAMVAWTSRQPLDLD, from the coding sequence ATGACCAAGCAGATCGCGCTACGGCTGCCCGATGACCTGGTCCACTTCCTCGACGACCTCGTGGCCACGGGTGCTGCGGCGAGTCGCGCAGATGTCGTCACTCGAGCTCTCCTGCGTGAACGGCGGCGAGCAGCTGTCGAGCGGGACGTCCAGCTCCTGATCAAGCACGGTGAGGACGAGGACCTGGAGGCGATGGTCGCCTGGACGTCCCGCCAGCCGCTGGACCTCGACTGA
- a CDS encoding type II toxin-antitoxin system PemK/MazF family toxin has translation MRPIYLARMDRPRPVLILTRTGVRSRMSSVTVAPITSRVRGLATEVPVGRLNGLDQDSVVSCDNITTIRAELLGRHVGALLPDQEATLTSAVLAAFDLA, from the coding sequence ATGCGACCCATCTACCTCGCACGCATGGACAGGCCTCGGCCTGTGCTCATCCTGACCCGAACCGGCGTCCGGTCGCGGATGTCCTCCGTGACGGTGGCGCCCATCACCAGTCGAGTCCGCGGCCTGGCCACCGAGGTACCCGTGGGCCGGCTCAACGGGTTGGACCAGGACAGCGTGGTGTCCTGCGACAACATCACCACAATCCGCGCCGAGCTCCTCGGGCGGCATGTCGGGGCACTGCTCCCCGACCAGGAGGCGACGCTGACCTCAGCCGTACTCGCGGCCTTCGACCTCGCCTGA
- a CDS encoding prepilin-type N-terminal cleavage/methylation domain-containing protein, producing the protein MIPRDDQKGDGMRQFSERLRRDDGGFSLAEMLVALVLIALVFSGLVASIISGLKSVQKSNRQVAANQLVNEVLENLRTQPLVVVAPPAGHTTATNSLPAVNRRSVGYTAAVTRTWVDSPCNNVLSAPASPHDYLELRVDISWSDKTGTTKTHRVDSIRTPLEGEQMPGGTSYAPVQVDALASC; encoded by the coding sequence ATGATCCCCCGCGATGACCAGAAGGGCGACGGCATGCGCCAGTTCAGCGAGCGACTCCGCCGTGACGACGGCGGCTTCTCCCTCGCGGAGATGCTCGTCGCGCTGGTGCTGATCGCGCTCGTCTTCTCCGGGCTCGTGGCCTCCATCATCTCTGGCCTGAAGAGCGTGCAGAAGTCGAACCGACAGGTCGCCGCGAACCAGCTCGTGAACGAGGTCCTGGAGAACCTGCGGACGCAGCCGCTCGTCGTCGTCGCGCCGCCGGCGGGTCACACCACCGCGACGAACTCGCTGCCCGCCGTGAACCGCCGCAGCGTCGGCTACACGGCCGCCGTCACGCGCACGTGGGTCGACAGCCCGTGCAACAACGTCCTGAGCGCCCCGGCTAGCCCGCACGATTACCTGGAGCTGCGGGTGGACATCTCCTGGAGCGACAAGACCGGCACGACGAAGACGCACCGGGTCGACAGCATCCGGACGCCGCTCGAGGGCGAGCAGATGCCCGGTGGGACGAGCTACGCGCCGGTCCAGGTCGACGCGTTGGCGTCATGTTGA
- the pilO gene encoding type 4a pilus biogenesis protein PilO has product MDKLKQWVALTVLGCLAVMAGGWFLLVSPKRAEAAAVREQAASQESTNAGLRTQLEVLKAQAKDLPKKQADLARVAAKIPDNPSLPALIRALTAASTSAGVEFVSVTPGPPVAVAAPVAAAPVAGAAPADAAAAPAAPAAPTDPAAAAAGAAGPAGALAEIPVAINVVGGYFEVAQFIANLENLPRAMRVTNLTLAPGSSPTAGDKAGSTEDGRTLTSTITGSVFLAANRPAATPVVAPAT; this is encoded by the coding sequence ATGGACAAGCTCAAGCAGTGGGTCGCCCTCACCGTCCTCGGCTGCCTGGCGGTCATGGCCGGCGGCTGGTTCCTGCTCGTGTCGCCCAAGCGCGCCGAGGCCGCCGCCGTCCGCGAGCAGGCCGCCTCCCAGGAGTCGACCAACGCCGGCCTCCGCACCCAGCTGGAGGTCCTCAAGGCCCAGGCCAAGGACCTGCCGAAGAAGCAGGCCGACCTGGCCCGCGTCGCCGCCAAGATCCCGGACAACCCGAGCCTGCCGGCGCTGATCCGCGCGCTGACCGCGGCCAGCACCTCGGCCGGCGTGGAGTTCGTCTCCGTCACCCCCGGCCCGCCGGTCGCCGTCGCGGCACCGGTCGCGGCCGCCCCGGTTGCCGGCGCCGCGCCCGCAGACGCTGCGGCCGCCCCGGCTGCTCCCGCCGCCCCCACCGATCCGGCTGCGGCCGCCGCTGGCGCTGCCGGACCGGCCGGTGCCCTCGCCGAGATCCCGGTCGCGATCAACGTCGTCGGTGGCTACTTCGAGGTGGCGCAGTTCATCGCCAACCTGGAGAACCTGCCGCGGGCGATGCGGGTCACCAACCTCACCCTCGCGCCCGGCAGCTCGCCGACGGCTGGGGACAAGGCCGGCTCGACCGAGGACGGCCGCACCCTCACCTCCACCATCACCGGCTCGGTTTTCCTGGCCGCCAACCGCCCGGCCGCGACGCCCGTTGTCGCCCCGGCGACGTAG
- a CDS encoding type II secretion system F family protein gives MATATFEYKVRDAGGKLKTGKIDAESQAQVATKLKAMGYAPLSITQANTGMNKEISLGRKKKVKLKDLAVFSRQFATMINSGLSLLRALNILTEQTESKELARVLAEVRNDIETGGSLSSAMAKFPETFPPLMVNMCRAGEVGGFLDQVLLQIAENYEAEVKLRGKVKAAMTYPIVVFVMAILMCIIMLIFIVPVFAKMFEGLGSTLPFPTRMLVHLSDLLKATAPLLVLGLIGGFFVWGKVKRKEQVRNVIDPLKLKVPVFGDLFQKIALSRFSRNLGTMMKSGVPILQSLDIVADTTGNVVLARAIRDVQESVRSGESLTRPLTEHPVFPPMVVQMMAVGEDTGALDTMLMKIADFYDQEVEATTESLTALIEPLMIAFLGTVVGAMIVALYMPIFKVFDLIE, from the coding sequence ATGGCTACCGCGACGTTCGAGTACAAGGTCCGCGACGCTGGCGGCAAGCTGAAGACCGGCAAGATCGACGCCGAGTCTCAGGCCCAGGTGGCGACGAAGCTCAAGGCGATGGGCTACGCGCCGCTGAGCATCACGCAGGCCAACACCGGGATGAACAAGGAAATCAGCCTCGGCCGCAAGAAGAAAGTCAAGCTCAAGGACCTCGCTGTCTTCTCGCGCCAGTTCGCCACCATGATCAACAGTGGCCTGAGCCTGCTGCGGGCGCTGAACATCCTCACCGAACAGACGGAGAGCAAGGAGCTCGCTCGCGTCCTGGCTGAGGTCCGCAACGACATCGAGACGGGTGGCAGCCTGTCGTCGGCGATGGCCAAGTTCCCGGAGACCTTCCCGCCACTGATGGTGAACATGTGCCGGGCCGGTGAGGTCGGCGGCTTCCTGGACCAGGTCCTGCTGCAGATCGCCGAGAACTACGAGGCCGAGGTCAAGCTCCGCGGCAAGGTGAAGGCCGCGATGACGTACCCCATCGTCGTCTTCGTGATGGCCATCCTGATGTGCATCATCATGCTCATCTTCATCGTCCCGGTCTTCGCCAAGATGTTCGAAGGACTGGGAAGTACGCTGCCGTTCCCGACGCGGATGCTGGTGCACCTCAGCGATCTCTTGAAGGCAACGGCGCCGTTGCTGGTGCTGGGGCTTATCGGCGGATTCTTCGTGTGGGGGAAGGTCAAGCGCAAGGAGCAGGTCCGCAACGTCATCGACCCCTTGAAGCTGAAGGTGCCGGTGTTCGGCGACCTGTTCCAGAAGATCGCGCTGAGCCGCTTCTCCCGCAATCTCGGGACCATGATGAAGAGCGGTGTCCCGATCCTGCAGAGCCTGGACATCGTCGCGGACACGACGGGCAACGTCGTACTCGCACGTGCCATCCGCGACGTGCAGGAGAGCGTGCGCAGTGGTGAGTCGCTCACACGACCGCTCACCGAGCATCCGGTCTTCCCGCCGATGGTCGTTCAGATGATGGCAGTCGGCGAGGACACGGGTGCACTCGACACGATGCTCATGAAGATCGCCGACTTCTACGACCAGGAGGTGGAGGCGACTACCGAGTCGCTCACCGCGCTCATCGAGCCACTGATGATCGCGTTCCTCGGCACGGTGGTCGGCGCGATGATCGTGGCCCTCTACATGCCCATCTTCAAGGTCTTCGACCTGATCGAGTAG
- a CDS encoding type II toxin-antitoxin system VapC family toxin — MTGRGLLDTSVVIDFLALPAASLPDDGAISTVTLAELSAGPHATSDPAERALRQQRVAWAEGNFAPLPFDVAAARAFGRIYVGVLSAGRRPRGRSLDLQIAAVALANGLPLYTRNPDDFVGLNDLVQIVGV, encoded by the coding sequence ATGACAGGACGCGGACTGCTCGACACGTCGGTCGTGATCGACTTCCTGGCGCTTCCGGCAGCCTCCTTACCGGACGACGGTGCCATCAGCACTGTGACGCTTGCCGAATTGTCAGCCGGGCCGCATGCCACGTCGGACCCGGCTGAGCGGGCGCTTCGTCAGCAGCGTGTCGCCTGGGCGGAAGGCAACTTCGCGCCGTTACCTTTTGACGTCGCGGCCGCCCGGGCCTTCGGCCGCATCTACGTCGGCGTGCTCTCTGCCGGCCGGAGGCCACGCGGCCGCAGCCTGGACCTCCAGATCGCTGCCGTAGCACTGGCGAACGGTCTGCCGCTCTACACACGCAACCCGGACGACTTCGTCGGCCTGAACGATCTGGTGCAGATCGTCGGCGTCTGA
- a CDS encoding prepilin-type N-terminal cleavage/methylation domain-containing protein, with amino-acid sequence MLARIRKAQENGEGGFTLIELLVVIIIIGILAAIAIPTFLNQRTKGWESSAKSALKNAATAQESYFTDNNAYAADETTLNAEGYNTNADVPLVFETQTDGTTFCMEATHDAGGATYAYGSAGGAPIKGGACAADGTVS; translated from the coding sequence ATGCTCGCTCGGATCCGCAAGGCCCAGGAGAACGGCGAGGGCGGCTTCACCCTCATCGAGCTCCTCGTCGTCATCATCATCATCGGCATCCTCGCCGCCATCGCGATCCCGACGTTCCTCAACCAGCGCACCAAGGGCTGGGAGTCCTCGGCCAAGTCGGCGCTGAAGAACGCCGCCACCGCGCAGGAGTCCTACTTCACGGACAACAACGCGTACGCGGCGGACGAGACGACGCTGAACGCCGAGGGCTACAACACGAACGCCGACGTCCCGCTGGTCTTCGAGACCCAGACCGACGGCACCACGTTCTGCATGGAGGCGACGCACGACGCCGGCGGCGCAACGTACGCCTACGGCAGCGCTGGTGGCGCGCCGATCAAGGGCGGCGCCTGCGCCGCCGATGGCACCGTCAGCTAG
- a CDS encoding PilN domain-containing protein, with the protein MSVLSDIQQETAQPVGTGHVVLPKVNLLPPEIAEQARFRRIQLGLGAGVLAAVGAVALLYVGATGSLSDADAELATATATGTQLQAEKGKYADVTAVYARAAAAEAMLTQAMGEEVRYSQFLNDLSLSVPENVWVKNISFAQAAVPPALGSTEPGIGTVTFTGVGFKHDDVAVWLESLAKQKGYANPYFSNSTEALIGTRKTVNFTSTVTLTTDALSKRYTAPAGG; encoded by the coding sequence ATGAGCGTCCTGTCCGACATCCAGCAGGAGACGGCCCAGCCGGTCGGCACCGGCCATGTCGTCCTGCCGAAGGTCAACCTGCTCCCGCCCGAGATCGCCGAGCAGGCGCGCTTCCGCCGCATCCAGCTCGGTCTGGGCGCTGGCGTCCTCGCCGCCGTCGGCGCCGTCGCGCTGCTCTACGTCGGCGCCACCGGCAGCCTGAGCGACGCCGACGCCGAGCTGGCGACCGCCACCGCGACCGGCACGCAGCTGCAGGCCGAGAAGGGCAAGTACGCCGACGTCACCGCGGTGTACGCCCGGGCCGCCGCGGCCGAGGCCATGCTCACGCAGGCCATGGGCGAGGAGGTGCGCTACTCGCAGTTCCTCAACGACCTGTCGCTGAGCGTCCCGGAGAACGTCTGGGTCAAGAACATCTCCTTTGCGCAGGCCGCGGTGCCGCCGGCCCTCGGCTCCACCGAGCCCGGCATCGGCACGGTCACCTTCACCGGCGTCGGCTTCAAGCATGACGACGTGGCGGTGTGGCTGGAGTCACTGGCCAAGCAGAAGGGTTACGCCAACCCGTACTTCTCGAACTCGACTGAGGCCCTCATCGGCACGCGCAAGACGGTGAACTTCACCTCCACCGTCACGCTGACGACCGATGCCCTGTCGAAGCGTTACACCGCACCGGCCGGAGGCTGA
- a CDS encoding prepilin peptidase produces the protein HTAPGAGWLLLKGRCRNCQAAISPRYPLVELATAGLFVIMALRFGLDPVLPAYLYLAAVGLALALIDLDCRRLPDALTLPSYPVAAVLLGAAALAGSESGDFLRALLGGTAMFAVYFALCFAYPAGMGFGDVKLSGILGLYTAWLGWGVLAVGLFLGFFLGGVFGIALMALRKGDRKTAVPFGPFMLLGALIAILVGPELAQGYLDLTGV, from the coding sequence GGCACACCGCCCCGGGGGCCGGCTGGCTGCTGCTCAAGGGCAGGTGCCGCAACTGCCAGGCGGCCATCAGCCCGCGCTACCCGCTCGTGGAGCTCGCCACAGCCGGCCTATTCGTCATCATGGCGCTGCGCTTCGGGCTCGACCCGGTCCTGCCGGCCTACCTCTACCTGGCGGCCGTGGGGCTCGCCCTCGCGCTCATCGACCTGGACTGCAGGCGCCTCCCGGACGCGCTGACACTGCCGAGCTACCCGGTCGCTGCGGTCCTCCTCGGCGCAGCGGCCCTGGCCGGCTCCGAGTCCGGCGACTTCCTGCGCGCCCTGCTCGGCGGCACCGCGATGTTCGCCGTCTACTTCGCGCTCTGCTTCGCCTACCCGGCCGGCATGGGCTTCGGCGACGTGAAGCTGTCCGGGATCCTCGGCCTGTACACCGCCTGGCTCGGCTGGGGTGTCCTGGCCGTCGGGCTCTTCCTCGGCTTCTTCCTCGGCGGCGTGTTCGGCATCGCCCTGATGGCACTCCGCAAGGGCGACCGCAAGACGGCCGTCCCCTTCGGGCCCTTCATGCTGCTGGGCGCCCTGATCGCCATCCTGGTCGGCCCCGAGCTGGCGCAGGGCTACCTCGACCTGACGGGCGTCTGA
- a CDS encoding prepilin-type N-terminal cleavage/methylation domain-containing protein → MLSRRDGRGRRDAGFSLVELLVALLLVSVVGTIVLVTLNSGFRSTTLIQRETDISAEFQRTVERISRELRVADPLEAAVPSENRIQVRVLREGGCYRYFYLQESTELVQYIQTPLLPTPPPPGSPTVDGVCTTAAPASLSALPRKVLLRGLTPGTTVFRYYAKNGAQLTFPGAQTRDVAQVEITLRRAGGSGAPVTVATRVDLRNKQEAPK, encoded by the coding sequence ATGTTGAGCCGCCGCGACGGCAGAGGCCGCCGCGACGCCGGGTTCAGCCTAGTCGAGCTCCTCGTGGCGCTCCTCCTAGTGAGCGTGGTCGGGACGATCGTCTTGGTGACGCTGAACTCCGGCTTTCGGTCGACGACGCTCATCCAGCGGGAGACCGACATCTCCGCTGAGTTCCAGCGCACCGTCGAGCGCATCTCGCGTGAACTCCGCGTCGCCGACCCGCTGGAGGCCGCGGTCCCATCCGAGAACCGCATCCAGGTCCGGGTGCTGCGCGAGGGCGGGTGCTACCGCTACTTCTACCTTCAGGAGTCGACGGAGCTCGTGCAGTACATCCAGACGCCTCTGCTTCCCACCCCGCCGCCGCCCGGGAGCCCGACTGTCGACGGCGTCTGCACCACCGCTGCTCCCGCGTCGCTGTCGGCACTTCCCAGGAAGGTGCTGCTGCGCGGCCTGACGCCCGGCACGACGGTGTTCCGCTACTACGCGAAGAACGGGGCACAGCTGACCTTCCCCGGCGCGCAGACACGAGATGTAGCTCAGGTCGAGATCACGCTGCGCCGCGCCGGCGGTTCCGGCGCGCCCGTGACCGTCGCGACCCGCGTCGACCTCAGGAACAAGCAGGAGGCTCCGAAATGA